The following is a genomic window from Chryseobacterium sp. StRB126.
ATTTTTTAAACTTCAGCCCTAGTTTTTCAATTAGTTTTTGAGAAGAACCATTATCTTTTGAAATAATGGCAGATATTTTAGACAATCCAAAGTCATCCATCCCGATGGATTTCACCTTTTGAGCGGCTTCAAAAGCATATCCTTTTCCTTCAAACTCTTCCAATAATGAATATCCGATATCTACAACATCAAGACCTTCTCTTTCAAAGATTCCAACGGCTCCTATTTTTTCATTACTATCCTTGGTTACTAGAAGGTAGTTTCCATATCCTAATCTTTCAATCTGTGGAGCAAATCTATTCAGAATATAGTTTTCAGCATCTTCAATCGTATTCACATTTCGGTTTCCGATATGTTGAATAAATTTAGGTCTGTTATAAAGTTCAAAAATAAAATCTCTGTCTTCAGCAGACATTGGACGAAGTATTAAACGCTCAGTTTCATAGGTATTATCTGCGCTTGGATGTTTTCTTAGGCTCATCTTGTTTTGGTTCTTCTTTTTTCTCGACTTTTAAAAGTCTTGGGTTATTAGCACATTTTTTATTGTAAAGCTCAATATAGGTCCCATTATCCTTTACATTTGTTACAAGCCCGGTAGTTTTATTAACCGTTAATGTGAAATGTGTTTTCTGATAAGGGCATTCTTTGGATGTTAATTTCCCAAGATCCAGATAGTAATTCTTTTGATCTTCATGATAATTTCCTGCCAGATCCTTGAATTCCTCATCAACCATATAGCCATCAGCAGACAGTATTATTGCCGCTTCCTGGGCATTATCTATCTTTCCAACAAAAGTTTTTAACGCCTCTGTATCAAGAATATAATTAATTTTTCCTCCTAAAGAATAAGCTATGTAATAAAAGCTATCTTCATTGGGAAACAGATTAAACCCGGAAAACTGAGGTGTATAACTCATCTTTCCACCGGAAGTTTTGATTTCCTCTCCTTTTCCATAGCTATTGTATACCAACACCCAAGAATCTACCTTATCATCAGGTTCAATTCTTTGTAATACATTAGGGATGCTCGAAAACTTTTTCTTCTCCTGAGCATATCCCAAGATAGTAAAAAGCAAAAGTGCTAAAGTCGTGAATCGGAGTGTGCATTTAATCATAGCCTAAAAATAAGCATAAAAGATACCAAATACTACATAAACTTATCTCCTTTCTTGAAACTTTTCAGATCCAGGACATAATCTTTAATTAATTGGTCGTTGTCTCTAGGGCAAATAAGAAGAGCCTTGTCTGTATCTACCACAATATAGTTTTCAAGGCCATCGATAATAACAGCCTTATTATTTTTTACCCGAATAATATTTCCTTTTGAATTATAAGCAAGTAAATGCTTTAGTTTCATTGCATTTCCATCCTTATCCTTTTCTGTATTTTCGTAGATGGAAGTCCATGTTCCCAAGTCGCTCCAACCTAAATCAGATGGAATAACATATACATTTTTAGCCTTCTCTAAAATCCCATTATCGATGGAAATTTTCTGAACTTTCGGATAAATGGTTTCTATACAGCTATTTTCTTTTTCAGAATTATATTCACAAGCCATAAAATGCTGTGTCATTTCAGGAAGATACATCTCAAAAGCATGATGAATGCTTTTCATATTCCAGATAAAGATCCCTGCATTCCAAAGAAAATCTCCACTCTCCAAAAAGCTTTGAGCGATTTCAAGAATTGGTTTTTCCGTAAATGTTTTTACCTTGAAATATTCTGAATTTTTCTTTTCCACGAACTGAATATATCCATATCCGGTATCCGGTCTTGTAGGGGTAATTCCCAATGTTACCAGATAGTCATGTTTAGAAGCAAGGTCAAATGCCAGCATTACTTTTTCCAGAAATACATCTTCTTTCAGGATTAAATGATCAGCTGGAAGAACAATCATAGTAGCATTTGGATTGATTTCAGCAATTTTGTTCGCCATGTAAAGATTACAGGCTGCTGTATTTTTCATCAGAGGTTCGCCCACGATATTCTCTTCAGGAATTTCCGGAAGCTGCTGATGGGAAAGCGCAACATATTCTTTATTTGTAATAACGAATATATGTTCTTTTGGAATTACCTTACTGATTCTATCATAAGTTTGTTGAATCATGGTACGCCCAGTTCCTAAAATATCCTGAAACTGTTTTGGAAATTTTTGTGTGCTCATGGGCCAGAATCTGCTTCCGATTCCCCCAGCCATTATCACGCAGTATCTATCTGATTTTAACATTCTTAACTACATTTTTGTACCCTTGCTAACGGTTTGAAAGAATACTTCCTTCCAGTAGCCAGGTTCTTACAAAGATAGTTTTTTTTAATCAGACCCTCTAATAAATACTTTTCGTTGCGATATATAAAAAATTCACCTTTTTGAAGTTGTTCGATAAAATGAAGACTATCATCCTGTTTTTCAGTATGAAAATATCTTACAAGATCAGGGCTGGCCATAAAATTAGCTTTGGGCGATTTTGAAAACTTTACGATGATAGGTTTCAGCTCTTCATCATAAATTTCAAGGCTTTCAAGCAGCATTTTTTTAAACGTTTCTTTCCATTCATTGCCATGAGGGGAAATTCTTCTTCCGTATTTTTCAAACGCAATCAGATGTGCCAACTCATGGGTAAGTACAAAGAAAAAAAGTTGTGGGGTAAGCGTAGAGTTTACCGTAATTTCATGAGAATTATCCGGAAGTTTTCGGTAATCTCCCAGTTTAGAATTTCTGTTTCGAGTGACTTTTATATAAATATAATAATCTGAAAACCAAATCCTTAAATAATCAAGCGTATTTTGTGGTAAATATTTTTCTAACGATTGGATAGACATTTTACAAACTTAGTGGAATTCCAGCATAGAAATTCAATAATTTAAGGCTGAAAAGATAATTATATTTCGCCTGCGCTACTGATCCCTGTGCATTTGCATAATTATTTCTTGCAACGTTAACGTCGTAAATAGTTGTTTTTCCAGCAGCATAGCTTTTATCAGCAAAATCAAGAGCCAGCTTGGAGCTTTTTTCAGCTTCTACTGCTGCCATATAAGATTCATAGTTGGCGTCAGCATCAAACTGTGCCTTTTGCACATTCTGTCTTACGGTTTGTTTCTGCTGCTCTAAGGTATTTTTAGCAATACTTTCATTAATTCTAGACTGCTCTACCTGCAATTTTGTAATTCCTTTATTAAAAATAGGAATATTTACAGAAAGGCTTGCCTGTTGTCCGAAGTTATCACTATACTGCTGGAAAAAACCTTTTTCCTTAATATAAACAAGCGCATTACCGATATTATCAGTATTTAAAAGGTTATTATAGAAAGTCCCTACTCCCGCACTTGCAGTTATCGTAGGCCAATAAGCTGTTTTTGAAACCTCTGTCTGAGCTTCTGCAGAATTTATTCTACTTTCAGCAGCTTTAATCTGAGGCTGAGATTCATAAGCAATAGATAGAACTTCATCTACAGATTTAAGTTCAGGAGAAAGCTGGTCTGAAACCGTAACATCTTCCACGTCAAACTCTTTATAATCAGACAACTGTAAAAGCTGAACCATAGCAAATAAACTTCTCCCTACATTAACTTCCGCTGTTTTCAGGTTTTGTCTTTCCCTTGCTAATGCGGCTTCTGCTTCTGCTAAAACGGTTTGTGCTGTGGTTCCTACAGTTGTTGTTATTTTTGCCCTGTCATATTGTTTCTTAGCATTCTCTACAGCACTTTCAGAAATTTTTACAATCTCTTTATTCAGTAGTGTAGTTAAATATTGCTGTGCGATCTGTAATGAAATATCATTTTTAATCGTTTCCACATCATACAGACTGGCCTGCAGATCAAACTCAGTTTTTCTAACCGTTTTCTCCAGTCTGCCATTATTATATACCAAGATATCAGCTCCAATACTTGCATTGTTACTGAATCTATCATTTCTTAAACTTCCCGTTCCGAAAGACGTTTGTCCGAAACTGACAGTATTTCCCAAACTTCCAGAAACTGAAGGTAAATATCCTTTT
Proteins encoded in this region:
- a CDS encoding GNAT family N-acetyltransferase, which gives rise to MSLRKHPSADNTYETERLILRPMSAEDRDFIFELYNRPKFIQHIGNRNVNTIEDAENYILNRFAPQIERLGYGNYLLVTKDSNEKIGAVGIFEREGLDVVDIGYSLLEEFEGKGYAFEAAQKVKSIGMDDFGLSKISAIISKDNGSSQKLIEKLGLKFKKYVTLPGETEELNYYETE
- a CDS encoding mannose-1-phosphate guanylyltransferase; protein product: MLKSDRYCVIMAGGIGSRFWPMSTQKFPKQFQDILGTGRTMIQQTYDRISKVIPKEHIFVITNKEYVALSHQQLPEIPEENIVGEPLMKNTAACNLYMANKIAEINPNATMIVLPADHLILKEDVFLEKVMLAFDLASKHDYLVTLGITPTRPDTGYGYIQFVEKKNSEYFKVKTFTEKPILEIAQSFLESGDFLWNAGIFIWNMKSIHHAFEMYLPEMTQHFMACEYNSEKENSCIETIYPKVQKISIDNGILEKAKNVYVIPSDLGWSDLGTWTSIYENTEKDKDGNAMKLKHLLAYNSKGNIIRVKNNKAVIIDGLENYIVVDTDKALLICPRDNDQLIKDYVLDLKSFKKGDKFM
- a CDS encoding SprT-like domain-containing protein gives rise to the protein MSIQSLEKYLPQNTLDYLRIWFSDYYIYIKVTRNRNSKLGDYRKLPDNSHEITVNSTLTPQLFFFVLTHELAHLIAFEKYGRRISPHGNEWKETFKKMLLESLEIYDEELKPIIVKFSKSPKANFMASPDLVRYFHTEKQDDSLHFIEQLQKGEFFIYRNEKYLLEGLIKKNYLCKNLATGRKYSFKPLARVQKCS
- a CDS encoding TolC family protein; this encodes MKKVWIIVFGLSCLGLSAQKKWSLKECVSYAVEHNLQVIQNQYNKQTQDANLKIAKKGYLPSVSGSLGNTVSFGQTSFGTGSLRNDRFSNNASIGADILVYNNGRLEKTVRKTEFDLQASLYDVETIKNDISLQIAQQYLTTLLNKEIVKISESAVENAKKQYDRAKITTTVGTTAQTVLAEAEAALARERQNLKTAEVNVGRSLFAMVQLLQLSDYKEFDVEDVTVSDQLSPELKSVDEVLSIAYESQPQIKAAESRINSAEAQTEVSKTAYWPTITASAGVGTFYNNLLNTDNIGNALVYIKEKGFFQQYSDNFGQQASLSVNIPIFNKGITKLQVEQSRINESIAKNTLEQQKQTVRQNVQKAQFDADANYESYMAAVEAEKSSKLALDFADKSYAAGKTTIYDVNVARNNYANAQGSVAQAKYNYLFSLKLLNFYAGIPLSL